From Salminus brasiliensis chromosome 21, fSalBra1.hap2, whole genome shotgun sequence, a single genomic window includes:
- the atad3 gene encoding ATPase family AAA domain containing 3 encodes MSWLFGLNRGQSEPPPDLPVPPPPPPPPGGSGGSGGGDKPKDKWSNFDPTGLERAAQAARELDKSRHAKEALDLACMQEQTVQMEHQSKMKEYEAAVEQLKGDQIRVQAEERRKTLNEETKQHQARAQYQDKLARQRYEDQLRQQQALNEENLRRQEESVQKQEAMRKATIEHEMDLRHKNEMLRVDAEAKARARVERENADIIREQIRLKAAEHRQTVLDSIRTAGAVFGEGFKAFISDWDKVTATVAGLTLLAVGVYSARNATGVGARYIEARLGKPSLVRETSRITVTEAVKHPIKMSKRLMSKPQDALEGVVLSPSLEERVRDIAIATRNTRQNRGLYRNILMYGPPGTGKTLFAKKLAVHSGMDYAIMTGGDVAPMGREGVTAMHKVFDWASTSRRGLLLFVDEADAFLRKRATEKISEDLRATLNAFLYRTGEQSNKFMLVLASNQPEQFDWAINDRIDEIVNFALPGPEERERLVRLYFDKYVLEPATGGRQRLKLAQFDYGKKCSEIAKRTEGMSGREISKLGVAWQAAAYSSQDGVLTETMIDARVDDAVRQHMQKMDWLQDSEGITMSPSHQGAAAGKGAKMGFIVPQGAPPQAEELLSPLQVDSPALDSSNTTEQGGAGAAADKGTDQAAGGETVQDKQVPPKEGTPV; translated from the exons ATGTCGTGGCTTTTCGGTCTGAACCGCGGTCAGTCCGAGCCTCCTCCGGACCTACCGGTGCCTCCACCGCCGCCACCCCCGCCTGGGGGCTCGGGGGGCTCCGGCGGTGGAGACAAGCCCAAGGACAAGTGGAGCAACTTCGACCCCACTGGGCTGGAGAGGGCGGCCCAGGCGGCCAGGGAGCTCGACAAGTCCC GTCATGCTAAAGAAGCGCTGGACCTGGCTTGCATGCAGGAGCAGACGGTTCAGATGGAGCATCAGAGTAAGATGAAG GAGTATGAAGCAGCAGTGGAGCAGCTGAAGGGGGATCAGATCCGCGTCCAggcggaggagaggaggaaaacgCTGAATGAGGAAACCAAACAGCATCAGGCG AGGGCTCAGTACCAGGATAAACTGGCCAGGCAGCGCTATGAGGACCAGCTACGACAGCAG CAAGCTCTTAACGAGGAGAACCTGCGGAGGCAGGAAGAGTCCGTGCAGAAGCAAGAGGCCATGAGGAAAG CCACCATCGAGCATGAGATGGACCTGAGGCATAAGAACGAGATGCTGCGGGTGGACGCTGAGGCTAAAGCTCGAGCTCGTGTGGAGAGGGAGAACGCAGACATCATCCGGGAACAAATCcgccttaaagcagctgaacacaGACAGACTGTTCTGGATAGTATACg AACTGCTGGCGCTGTGTTTGGGGAGGGCTTCAAGGCTTTCATTTCAGACTGGGACAAAGTTACAGCAACA GTGGCAGGCTTGACTCTGCTGGCTGTAGGTGTGTATTCTGCACGCAATGCTACAGGTGTGGGAGCGCGCTACATCGAGGCTCGACTTGGTAAACCGTCTCTGGTGAGAGAGACCTCGCGGATCACGGTGACTGAGGCCGTCAAACACCCTATCAAG ATGAGTAAGAGGTTGATGAGTAAGCCTCAGGATGCTCTGGAGGGAGTTGTCCTCAGT CCGTCTCTGGAGGAACGTGTTCGTGATATTGCTATAGCAACACGCAACACCCGACAGAACCGCGGTCTCTATAGGAATATTCTAATGTATGGCCCCCCCGGAACTGGAAAAACACTCTTTGCCAAG AAATTGGCAGTGCATTCTGGGATGGACTATGCCATTATGACTGGGGGAGACGTTGCCCCCATGGGGCGGGAGGGTGTAACTGCTATGCACAAAGTGTTTGACTGGGCCAGCACCAGCCGCAGAGG TCTGCTGCTATTTGTGGATGAAGCTGATGCATTCCTGCGCAAGAGAGCCACT GAGAAGATCAGTGAGGATCTGCGAGCAACACTGAACGCATTCCTGTACCGAACTGGAGAGCAGAGCAACaa GTTCATGCTGGTTTTGGCCAGTAATCAGCCGGAGCAGTTTGACTGGGCCATTAATGACCGTATTGATGAAATCGTGAACTTTGCCCTCCCTGGccctgaggagagagagcggcTCGTACGTCTTTACTTCGACAAATACGTACTGGAGCCAGCCACCGGGGGGAGGCA GCGGCTGAAACTGGCTCAATTTGACTACGGAAAGAAGTGCTCAGAAATCGCCAAGAGGACTGAGGGAATGTCTGGGCGAGAGATTTCCAAACTGGGCGTGGCCTGGCAG gctgctGCATACTCATCTCAGGACGGCGTGCTGACGGAGACGATGATCGACGCTCGAGTGGATGACGCTGTCCGGCAGCACATGCAGAAGATGGACTGGCTGCAGGACAGTGAGGGCATCACTATGTCTCCCAGCCACCAGGGTGCAGCAGCAGGCAAAGGTGCCAAAATGGGCTTTATAGTGCCTCAGGGTGCCCCTCCCCAAGCTGAGGAGCTGCTGTCTCCCCTACAGGTGGACTCCCCTGCTCTGGACTCTTCCAATACAACAGAACAGGGgggtgctggtgctgctgcagATAAGGGGACTGATCAAGCTGCAGGGGGGGAGACGGTACAGGATAAACAAGTGCCACCCAAGGAGGGGACACCAGTGTAA